From a region of the Lactuca sativa cultivar Salinas chromosome 4, Lsat_Salinas_v11, whole genome shotgun sequence genome:
- the LOC111914659 gene encoding tobamovirus multiplication protein 3: MEGASMGPSEASVAMYNLKDAYSFWDVLNNSPVWQDRIFHALAALYGIVSIVALVQLIRIQQRVPEYGWTTQKVFHFLNFLVNGARCLIFIFRHDIQELTPEIYQHMLLDLPSLAFFTTYALLILFWAEIYYQARAVSTDGLRPAFFTINGIVYAIQIALWLIIWWKPINTLVILSKVFFAGVSLFAAFAFLLYGGRLFLMLKRFPVESKGRRKKLQEVGYVTTICFTCFLLRCIMMCFNAFNESANLDVLEHPVLSFIFYLLVEILPSSLVLFILRKLPPKRGIIQYHAIR; this comes from the exons ATGGAAGGGGCCTCGATGGGCCCATCTGAAGCTTCGGTGGCTATGTACAACCTCAAAGATGCATACAGTTTCTGGGATGTATTAAACAATTCCCCTGTTTGGCAAGATCGAATTTTTCATGCTCTTGCTGCTCTCTATGGCATCGTTTCCATCGTCGCGCTG GTACAATTAATTAGGATCCAACAAAGAGTGCCAGAATATGGTTGGACTACTCAGAAGGTCTTTCATTTCCTCAATTTCTTGGTTAATGGGG CTAgatgtttaatttttattttccgtCATGATATCCAAGAGTTGACACCTGAG ATTTATCAACATATGTTACTTGATCTACCAAGTCTTGCGTTTTTCACCACCTATGCTCTCTTGATTCTGTTTTGGGCTGAAATTTACTACCAG GCAAGAGCAGTCTCAACTGATGGACTTAGACCAGCTTTTTTTACAATCAATGGAATTGTTTATGCAATTCAGATTGCTTTATGGCTAATAATTTGGTGGAAGCCTATCAATACTTTGGTCATACTCTCCAAAGTTTTCTTTGCAG GTGTCTCTTTGTTTGCAGCCTTCGCCTTTCTTCTTTATGGAGGAAG GCTATTTTTAATGTTGAAGCGGTTTCCTGTGGAATCCAAAGGCCGTCGAAAGAAGTTACAAGAG GTTGGCTACGTGACAACAATTTGCTTTACGTGTTTCCTTTTGAGATGTATCATG ATGTGTTTTAATGCGTTCAATGAATCCGCCAATCTTGATGTGTTGGAACATCCTGTTTTGAGCTTCATCTTCTACTTG TTGGTGGAGATATTACCTTCGTCTTTAGTTCTGTTTATTTTGAGGAAGTTGCCTCCTAAAAGAGGGATCATACAATATCATGCTATTCGATGA
- the LOC111914660 gene encoding proteasome subunit beta type-2-A, with protein sequence MECVFGMVGKGFALVVADTSAVNSILVHKSNEDKIMVLDSHKLMGASGEAGDRAQFTEYVQKNVSLYQFRNGIPLTTKAAANFMRGELATALRKNPYMVNIVLAGYDKETGPSLYFIDYIATLHKVDKAAFGYGSYFSLAMMDRHYHPDMTVDEAIALADQCIEEIRSRLVVAPQNFLIKIVDENGAREHSWRRTTKD encoded by the exons ATGGAATGCGTTTTCGGGATGGTGGGGAAAGGTTTTGCCTTGGTGGTAGCAGATACATCGGCGGTTAACAGTATTCTAGTTCACAAATCGAACGAAGACAAGATCATGGTTCTCGATTCTCACAAGCTCATGGGCGCCAGTGGTGAAGCTGGTGATCG AGCTCAATTCACGGAGTATGTACAGAAAAATGTATCTCTGTATCAATTCAGAAATGGGATTCCACTGACTACCAAGGCTGCTGCAAATTTCATGCGTGGTGAGCTTGCTACAGCTTTGAGAAAG AATCCTTATATGGTGAACATTGTGTTAGCGGGGTATGATAAAGAAACGGGCCCCTCTCTGTACTTCATTGACTACATTGCAACCCTACACAAAGTTGACAAGGCGGCGTTTGGTTACGGTTCATACTTTTCTTTAGCCATGATGGACCGCCACTACCACCCTGACATGACGGTTGATGAAGCCATCGCGTTAGCCGATCAGTGTATTGAGGAGATTCGGTCAAGGCTCGTTGTGGCCCCACAGAATTTTCTCATCAAGATTGTGGATGAAAATGGGGCCCGTGAACACTCGTGGCGTAGGACTACAAAGGATTAA